Proteins from one Homalodisca vitripennis isolate AUS2020 chromosome 3, UT_GWSS_2.1, whole genome shotgun sequence genomic window:
- the LOC124357530 gene encoding ets DNA-binding protein pokkuri, producing MKLLPALPPLNAPQNNMERLSLFNPSDLLWRYPTINFHSPSPVNNYMQMDFKTHLPANLGGDPRLWSREDVVSFLRWAEYEFDLPAFDLEMFQMNGKALCLLTKTDLGERSPGNGDVLHNVLQMLIRDSRTLPSSPLTPHFPLTPSWSFPPAPALEFPSTPPSVTLNSVTLSPAPSVDSQAGSPRHSEQQQAYPALNNYGSSNQSNGGSSGSNQSDSEVEESPRPPPTPTLTPRTPPPHSPASAKGLGHAFFPAEPISEPNTNGRLLWDFLQQLLNDSMQRYTAYIAWKNRELGVFKIVDPPGLAKLWGIQKNHLSMNYDKMSRALRYYYRVNILRKVQGERHCYQFLRNPSELKSIKNISLLRQQMSGAGEQQQQSQQQQQPVRVKSEPVDPPEDDLRPTDLSMGTAQHFRVTADFEYLRNPSELKIMKNLHTLREQRASSAALSSNSDTQPRDLSVSGAMQLSLNLAAEQLTRPQDLSVPLSRPLVKTEECDRS from the exons ATGAAACTGCTACCAGCACTGCCACCACTCAATGCCCCCCAGAACAACATGGAGAGGCTGTCCCTGTTCAACCCCTCAGACCTGCTTTGGCGCTATCCCACCATCAACTTTCACTCCCCATCACCTGTCAACAACTATATGCAGATGGACTTCAAGACCCACCTACCAGCCAACCTGG GGGGAGACCCGAGGCTGTGGTCCAGGGAAGATGTCGTATCATTCCTCAGGTGGGCTGAGTACGAGTTTGACCTGCCTGCCTTCGATCTGGAGATGTTCCAGATGAATG GAAAGGCCCTATGTCTCCTAACCAAGACAGACCTGGGAGAACGCAGTCCCGGTAATGGGGATGTTCTACACAACGTCCTCCAAATGTTGATACGGGACTCGAGGACGCTGCCCAGCTCTCCTTTAACCCCCCATTTCCCTTTAACTCCTTCGTGGTCGTTTCCTCCCGCCCCTGCACTGGAGTTTCCCTCTACACCCCCGTCGGTGACACTCAACTCCGTCACACTCAGCCCCGCCCCCAGTGTGGATAGTCAGGCCGGCAGCCCTCGTCACTCAGAGCAGCAACAAGCCTATCCTGCCCTCAACA ACTACGGGAGCAGTAACCAGAGCAATGGTGGCAGTTCCGGAAGTAACCAGTCAGACAGTGAGGTGGAGGAATCACCTCGCCCACCCCCCACACCCACCCTCACTCCACGCACACCTCCGCCACATTCCCCTGCCTCCGCCAAGGGACTAGGCCATGCCTTCTTCCCTGCGGAACCCATCTCAGAGCCCAATACCA ATGGGCGACTACTCTGGGATTTCCTACAACAGCTGCTGAATGATTCGATGCAGCGGTACACGGCGTATATCGCGTGGAAGAACAGAGAGCTGGGAGTGTTCAAGATAGTGGATCCCCCAGGTCTGGCTAAGCTATGGGGCATACAGAAGAACCACCTGAGCATGAACTACGACAAGATGTCGCGGGCACTGCGATACTACTACCGGGTCAACATTCTGCGCAAGGTTCAAGGAGAGCGGCATTGCTACCAGTTCCTTCGAAATCCTAGTGAGCTGAAGAGCATAAAGAACATCTCGCTACTAAGACAGCAGATGAGTGGTGCAGGAGAGCAGCAGCAGCAGAGCCAGCAGCAGCAGCAACCTGTCCGTGTCAAATCAGAACCTGTCGATCCCCCTGAGGACGACCTGAGACCCACCGACCTCAGCATGGGCACGGCTCAGCATTTCCGTGTCACTGCTGACTTTGA ATACCTCCGCAATCCAAGTGAGCTGAAGATCATGAAGAACCTGCACACGCTGAGGGAACAGCGAGCGAGTTCTGCAGCCCTCTCGAGTAACTCGGACACACAACCGCGTGACCTGTCCGTCAGCGGTGCCATGCAGCTGTCTCTGAACCTGGCAGCAGAGCAGCTAACACGACCCCAGGACCTCTCCGTTCCCCTGTCCCGGCCACTGGTCAAGACAGAGGAATGTGACAGGTCTTAA